The following proteins are co-located in the Thermodesulfobacteriota bacterium genome:
- a CDS encoding EVE domain-containing protein, whose translation MARYWLLKTEPEEYSFGDLVREGRGLWDGVRNPQAQAGLGAMAPGDRAAVYHTGRERAAVGVAEVAAPPRPDPAEPRCAAVELVPVGWLERPVTLGELRAEAEFAGSPLLRQPRLSVVPLTEGQWKRLLALGGLPGAAGPRPPRRPSDPSSR comes from the coding sequence ATGGCGCGCTACTGGCTGCTGAAGACCGAGCCGGAGGAGTACTCCTTCGGCGACCTGGTGCGGGAGGGCAGGGGGCTCTGGGATGGGGTGCGAAACCCCCAGGCCCAGGCGGGCCTGGGGGCCATGGCGCCCGGGGACCGCGCCGCGGTGTACCACACCGGGCGGGAGCGGGCGGCCGTGGGCGTGGCCGAGGTCGCGGCCCCCCCGCGCCCCGACCCGGCGGAGCCCCGCTGTGCGGCCGTGGAGCTCGTGCCCGTGGGCTGGCTGGAGCGGCCGGTGACCCTGGGGGAGCTTCGGGCGGAGGCGGAGTTCGCGGGCTCGCCGCTCCTTCGCCAGCCGCGCCTGTCGGTGGTCCCCCTCACCGAGGGGCAGTGGAAGCGGCTGCTGGCCCTGGGAGGGCTGCCGGGCGCAGCGGGTCCACGCCCACCCCGTCGGCCCAGTGACCCCTCTTCGAGGTGA
- a CDS encoding polysaccharide deacetylase family protein → MGREAWNPLSSVWRGALAGGLLALGLALALRAPGAAAGLIPANAPAEPPHARVLLYHRVGDTRHPSTNVSTEAFRAQLQWLRDNGFTVVSTERLEAFLLRGEPLPERAVAIHFDDGYRSVYENALPVLREFGHPFTVLLPTEALDRGYPDYMTWEMVGELAGAGASFGAHGHRHLRLGAPEQGEPAEAYVRRIREELREGAERLKRRGIDARWVAYPYGEYNDTVLREAREAGFALGFSQDAGALGRGHDPLWLPRFAVVGTVAEMATFTERMGYLPLVLSDQTPPAGPVPGGALPARLSAAVAEPHEYRPDTVNVFVSELGRRESRFDPAGGRIEAQGDAILSRRLNRVLVTLRHGPTGRFALGSWLLVHPEGAP, encoded by the coding sequence GTGGGTCGAGAGGCCTGGAATCCCCTGTCTTCGGTCTGGCGCGGGGCGCTCGCGGGGGGCCTGCTTGCCCTGGGGCTTGCCCTGGCTCTTCGAGCGCCCGGCGCGGCGGCGGGCCTGATCCCCGCGAACGCTCCCGCCGAGCCGCCCCACGCCCGGGTGCTCCTGTACCACCGGGTGGGCGACACCCGCCATCCCTCCACCAACGTCTCCACCGAGGCCTTCCGGGCCCAGCTCCAGTGGCTGCGGGACAACGGCTTCACCGTGGTCTCCACGGAGCGCCTGGAGGCGTTCCTGCTCCGCGGGGAGCCCCTGCCGGAGCGGGCGGTGGCGATCCACTTCGACGACGGGTACCGCAGCGTGTACGAGAACGCCCTTCCCGTGCTGCGGGAGTTCGGCCATCCCTTTACCGTGCTGCTCCCCACCGAGGCCCTGGACCGGGGGTACCCGGACTACATGACCTGGGAGATGGTGGGCGAGCTGGCGGGGGCCGGCGCGAGCTTCGGCGCCCACGGCCACCGCCACCTGCGCCTGGGCGCCCCCGAGCAGGGGGAGCCGGCCGAGGCCTACGTGCGGCGGATTCGAGAAGAGCTGCGGGAGGGAGCCGAGCGCCTGAAGCGCCGGGGCATCGACGCCCGGTGGGTCGCGTACCCCTACGGGGAGTACAACGACACCGTGCTGCGCGAGGCCCGGGAGGCCGGCTTCGCCCTGGGGTTCTCCCAGGACGCCGGGGCCCTGGGCCGGGGCCACGATCCCTTGTGGCTGCCCCGCTTCGCGGTGGTGGGCACGGTGGCGGAGATGGCCACCTTTACCGAGCGGATGGGCTATCTGCCCCTGGTCCTGAGCGACCAGACACCCCCTGCGGGTCCGGTGCCGGGGGGCGCCCTGCCCGCCCGCCTCTCGGCGGCGGTAGCCGAACCCCACGAGTACCGGCCGGACACCGTCAACGTGTTCGTCAGCGAACTGGGGCGTCGGGAGAGCCGGTTCGATCCCGCCGGCGGCCGGATCGAGGCCCAGGGCGACGCCATCCTGAGCCGGCGGCTCAACCGGGTTCTGGTCACCCTTCGCCACGGCCCCACGGGGCGGTTCGCCCTGGGCTCCTGGCTTCTCGTCCATCCCGAGGGAGCGCCGTGA